The following are encoded together in the Panicum virgatum strain AP13 chromosome 6K, P.virgatum_v5, whole genome shotgun sequence genome:
- the LOC120712506 gene encoding RING-H2 finger protein ATL13-like isoform X2, which translates to MSHYTMHATINYAALPPTSPLELPLPYLPPPPPPPPPAAAAASTDAGFQSRISPSVLLIILILAVIFFVSGLLHLLVRFLLRPAPRDAGDAYGGDANATAFQGQLQQLFHLHDAGVDQSFIDALPVFLYGAVVGAGGKDPFDCAVCLCEFEADDRLRLLPKCSHAFHVDCIDTWLLSHSTCPLCRRSLLADFAPCGGGCSPLVFVLESGSEGSVSDRLDAASSARLSFVMEQEEAGQQDRKHAAAAAEAAEKKDEVVVPVKLGKFRSQATEGAGGSAYHGSQDVRRCFSMGTYEYVMDDSSLLRVAVKPPEKKRPATRMPGHRVAMSECDCHSKREGFRGFDAPLKQQQQQVSKAAVDKRESFSISKIWMRGGSRRKDASSGGAAIAAGSCSSTSHRASSFRLSSALQRAASDVGAAAAAAAPKRRADVVSPVTESEYNVSAWDKSTSGSVVDWDLESAVGGGGRVLSSRADEAPSFARRTLLWIRGHL; encoded by the exons ATGAGCCACTACACCATGCATGCAACCATCAACTacgccgcgctgccgcccacGTCGCCGCTGGAGCTCCCCCTCCCGTAcctcccgccgcctc cgccgccgccaccaccggcggcggcggcggcgtccactGATGCGGGGTTCCAGAGCAGGATCAGCCCCAGCGTCCTCCTCATCATCCTGATCTTGGCCGTCATCTTCTTCGTCTCCGGCCTGCTGCACCTCCTCGTCCGGTTCCTTCTCCGCCCGGCGCCGCGGGACGCCGGCGACGCGTACGGGGGCGACGCGAACGCCACCGCGTTCCAGGGGCAGCTCCAGCAGCTGTTCCACCTCCACGATGCCGGCGTCGACCAGTCCTTCATCGACGCGCTGCCGGTGTTCCTCTACGGCGCCGTGGTCGGCGCTGGCGGGAAGGACCCCTTCGACTGCGCCGTCTGCCTCTGCGAGTTCGAGGCCGAcgaccgcctccgcctcctccccaaGTGCAGCCACGCGTTCCACGTCGACTGCATCGACACGTGGCTGCTCTCGCACTCCACCTGCCcgctctgccgccgcagcctcctcgccgactttgccccctgcggcggcggctgcagcccgCTGGTGTTCGTCCTCGAGTCCGGCTCCGAGGGCTCCGTCTCCGATCGCCTCGACGCGGCGTCCTCCGCGCGCCTCAGCTTCGTcatggagcaggaggaggcagggCAGCAGGACCGgaagcacgccgccgccgccgcggaggccgcggAGAAGAAGGACGAGGTGGTCGTCCCCGTCAAGCTCGGCAAGTTCAGAAGCCAGGCCACCGAAGGAGCCGGCGGCAGCGCCTACCATGGCAGCCAGGACGTGAGGCGCTGCTTCTCCATGGGGACCTACGAGTACGTCATGGACGACAGCTCCCTGCTCCGCGTCGCCGTGAAGCCGCCGGAGAAGAAGCGCCCCGCGACGCGCATGCCGGGGCACCGCGTCGCCATGTCCGAGTGCGACTGCCACTCCAAGCGCGAGGGCTTCCGCGGCTTCGACGCGCCgctcaagcagcagcagcagcaggtgtcCAAGGCCGCGGTGGACAAGCGGGAGAGCTTCTCGATCTCCAAGATATGGATGCGCGGCGGGtcgaggcggaaggacgcgtcctccggcggcgccgcgaTCGCCGCCGGGTCGTGCAGCTCGACCTCGCACCGCGCGTCGTCGTTCCGGCTCTCCTCGGCGCTCCAGCGCGCGGCGAGCGacgtcggggcggcggcggcggcggcggcgccgaagcGCCGGGCGGACGTGGTGAGCCCCGTGACGGAGTCGGAGTACAACGTGTCGGCGTGGGACAAGAGCACGAGCGGCAGCGTCGTGGACTGGGACCTCGAGtccgccgtcggcggcggcggccgcgtcctgAGCTCCAGGGCCGACGAGGCTCCGTCGTTCGCGCGACGGACGCTGCTCTGGATCAGAGGTCACCTGTGA
- the LOC120712506 gene encoding RING-H2 finger protein ATL13-like isoform X3: MSHYTMHATINYAALPPTSPLELPLPYLPPPPPPPLSLPPLLSPPPPPAAAAASTDAGFQSRISPSVLLIILILAVIFFVSGLLHLLVRFLLRPAPRDAGDAYGGDANATAFQGQLQQLFHLHDAGVDQSFIDALPVFLYGAVVGAGGKDPFDCAVCLCEFEADDRLRLLPKCSHAFHVDCIDTWLLSHSTCPLCRRSLLADFAPCGGGCSPLVFVLESGSEGSVSDRLDAASSARLSFVMEQEEAGQQDRKHAAAAAEAAEKKDEVVVPVKLGKFRSQATEGAGGSAYHGSQDVRRCFSISKIWMRGGSRRKDASSGGAAIAAGSCSSTSHRASSFRLSSALQRAASDVGAAAAAAAPKRRADVVSPVTESEYNVSAWDKSTSGSVVDWDLESAVGGGGRVLSSRADEAPSFARRTLLWIRGHL, encoded by the exons ATGAGCCACTACACCATGCATGCAACCATCAACTacgccgcgctgccgcccacGTCGCCGCTGGAGCTCCCCCTCCCGTAcctcccgccgcctccgccgccgccgttatCGCTCCCGCCGTTGctttcgccgccgccaccaccggcggcggcggcggcgtccactGATGCGGGGTTCCAGAGCAGGATCAGCCCCAGCGTCCTCCTCATCATCCTGATCTTGGCCGTCATCTTCTTCGTCTCCGGCCTGCTGCACCTCCTCGTCCGGTTCCTTCTCCGCCCGGCGCCGCGGGACGCCGGCGACGCGTACGGGGGCGACGCGAACGCCACCGCGTTCCAGGGGCAGCTCCAGCAGCTGTTCCACCTCCACGATGCCGGCGTCGACCAGTCCTTCATCGACGCGCTGCCGGTGTTCCTCTACGGCGCCGTGGTCGGCGCTGGCGGGAAGGACCCCTTCGACTGCGCCGTCTGCCTCTGCGAGTTCGAGGCCGAcgaccgcctccgcctcctccccaaGTGCAGCCACGCGTTCCACGTCGACTGCATCGACACGTGGCTGCTCTCGCACTCCACCTGCCcgctctgccgccgcagcctcctcgccgactttgccccctgcggcggcggctgcagcccgCTGGTGTTCGTCCTCGAGTCCGGCTCCGAGGGCTCCGTCTCCGATCGCCTCGACGCGGCGTCCTCCGCGCGCCTCAGCTTCGTcatggagcaggaggaggcagggCAGCAGGACCGgaagcacgccgccgccgccgcggaggccgcggAGAAGAAGGACGAGGTGGTCGTCCCCGTCAAGCTCGGCAAGTTCAGAAGCCAGGCCACCGAAGGAGCCGGCGGCAGCGCCTACCATGGCAGCCAGGACGTGAGGCGCT GCTTCTCGATCTCCAAGATATGGATGCGCGGCGGGtcgaggcggaaggacgcgtcctccggcggcgccgcgaTCGCCGCCGGGTCGTGCAGCTCGACCTCGCACCGCGCGTCGTCGTTCCGGCTCTCCTCGGCGCTCCAGCGCGCGGCGAGCGacgtcggggcggcggcggcggcggcggcgccgaagcGCCGGGCGGACGTGGTGAGCCCCGTGACGGAGTCGGAGTACAACGTGTCGGCGTGGGACAAGAGCACGAGCGGCAGCGTCGTGGACTGGGACCTCGAGtccgccgtcggcggcggcggccgcgtcctgAGCTCCAGGGCCGACGAGGCTCCGTCGTTCGCGCGACGGACGCTGCTCTGGATCAGAGGTCACCTGTGA
- the LOC120712506 gene encoding RING-H2 finger protein ATL13-like isoform X1 produces the protein MSHYTMHATINYAALPPTSPLELPLPYLPPPPPPPLSLPPLLSPPPPPAAAAASTDAGFQSRISPSVLLIILILAVIFFVSGLLHLLVRFLLRPAPRDAGDAYGGDANATAFQGQLQQLFHLHDAGVDQSFIDALPVFLYGAVVGAGGKDPFDCAVCLCEFEADDRLRLLPKCSHAFHVDCIDTWLLSHSTCPLCRRSLLADFAPCGGGCSPLVFVLESGSEGSVSDRLDAASSARLSFVMEQEEAGQQDRKHAAAAAEAAEKKDEVVVPVKLGKFRSQATEGAGGSAYHGSQDVRRCFSMGTYEYVMDDSSLLRVAVKPPEKKRPATRMPGHRVAMSECDCHSKREGFRGFDAPLKQQQQQVSKAAVDKRESFSISKIWMRGGSRRKDASSGGAAIAAGSCSSTSHRASSFRLSSALQRAASDVGAAAAAAAPKRRADVVSPVTESEYNVSAWDKSTSGSVVDWDLESAVGGGGRVLSSRADEAPSFARRTLLWIRGHL, from the coding sequence ATGAGCCACTACACCATGCATGCAACCATCAACTacgccgcgctgccgcccacGTCGCCGCTGGAGCTCCCCCTCCCGTAcctcccgccgcctccgccgccgccgttatCGCTCCCGCCGTTGctttcgccgccgccaccaccggcggcggcggcggcgtccactGATGCGGGGTTCCAGAGCAGGATCAGCCCCAGCGTCCTCCTCATCATCCTGATCTTGGCCGTCATCTTCTTCGTCTCCGGCCTGCTGCACCTCCTCGTCCGGTTCCTTCTCCGCCCGGCGCCGCGGGACGCCGGCGACGCGTACGGGGGCGACGCGAACGCCACCGCGTTCCAGGGGCAGCTCCAGCAGCTGTTCCACCTCCACGATGCCGGCGTCGACCAGTCCTTCATCGACGCGCTGCCGGTGTTCCTCTACGGCGCCGTGGTCGGCGCTGGCGGGAAGGACCCCTTCGACTGCGCCGTCTGCCTCTGCGAGTTCGAGGCCGAcgaccgcctccgcctcctccccaaGTGCAGCCACGCGTTCCACGTCGACTGCATCGACACGTGGCTGCTCTCGCACTCCACCTGCCcgctctgccgccgcagcctcctcgccgactttgccccctgcggcggcggctgcagcccgCTGGTGTTCGTCCTCGAGTCCGGCTCCGAGGGCTCCGTCTCCGATCGCCTCGACGCGGCGTCCTCCGCGCGCCTCAGCTTCGTcatggagcaggaggaggcagggCAGCAGGACCGgaagcacgccgccgccgccgcggaggccgcggAGAAGAAGGACGAGGTGGTCGTCCCCGTCAAGCTCGGCAAGTTCAGAAGCCAGGCCACCGAAGGAGCCGGCGGCAGCGCCTACCATGGCAGCCAGGACGTGAGGCGCTGCTTCTCCATGGGGACCTACGAGTACGTCATGGACGACAGCTCCCTGCTCCGCGTCGCCGTGAAGCCGCCGGAGAAGAAGCGCCCCGCGACGCGCATGCCGGGGCACCGCGTCGCCATGTCCGAGTGCGACTGCCACTCCAAGCGCGAGGGCTTCCGCGGCTTCGACGCGCCgctcaagcagcagcagcagcaggtgtcCAAGGCCGCGGTGGACAAGCGGGAGAGCTTCTCGATCTCCAAGATATGGATGCGCGGCGGGtcgaggcggaaggacgcgtcctccggcggcgccgcgaTCGCCGCCGGGTCGTGCAGCTCGACCTCGCACCGCGCGTCGTCGTTCCGGCTCTCCTCGGCGCTCCAGCGCGCGGCGAGCGacgtcggggcggcggcggcggcggcggcgccgaagcGCCGGGCGGACGTGGTGAGCCCCGTGACGGAGTCGGAGTACAACGTGTCGGCGTGGGACAAGAGCACGAGCGGCAGCGTCGTGGACTGGGACCTCGAGtccgccgtcggcggcggcggccgcgtcctgAGCTCCAGGGCCGACGAGGCTCCGTCGTTCGCGCGACGGACGCTGCTCTGGATCAGAGGTCACCTGTGA